A window of Terriglobus sp. RCC_193 contains these coding sequences:
- a CDS encoding DUF2062 domain-containing protein: MNHNPQLFSCSLSQVITVAQDVRHSWLRRTIISPVVRLLRRGASPKRLAWSLTIGFIIGINPVIGSTTVLTIAVSHLFRLNHPASQLGTHSAYPFQILLLLPFLQAGSLVFGMGPLPLQPAEILQMVKTHPLDLLRTLWTWEWHALVLWAVMAVVLTPALAALLTRILERAARKPRMAH, translated from the coding sequence ATGAATCACAACCCGCAGTTATTTTCCTGTAGTCTGTCGCAGGTGATTACAGTTGCTCAGGATGTGCGGCACTCATGGCTTCGGCGAACCATCATCTCGCCCGTGGTGCGACTGCTTCGTCGAGGAGCCTCGCCCAAACGCCTGGCATGGAGCCTGACGATCGGTTTCATCATCGGCATTAATCCTGTGATCGGTTCCACGACGGTGCTGACCATCGCTGTTTCGCACCTGTTCCGCCTGAACCATCCCGCATCACAGCTTGGCACCCACAGCGCCTATCCGTTTCAGATTCTCTTGCTGTTGCCTTTTCTTCAGGCAGGCTCGCTGGTGTTTGGCATGGGACCGCTGCCGCTGCAACCAGCAGAAATACTGCAGATGGTGAAAACGCATCCGCTGGATCTGCTGCGCACACTGTGGACATGGGAGTGGCATGCGCTGGTCCTGTGGGCCGTCATGGCCGTTGTCTTAACTCCAGCGCTAGCAGCGTTGCTGACGCGCATTCTGGAACGCGCCGCACGCAAGCCTCGCATGGCGCATTAG
- a CDS encoding lysophospholipid acyltransferase family protein — protein sequence MKRSLYSIPTGCIRLLCLFAMLFGMWVESTVRPLRTMRERACWSQRWARRILCFLHCTVQMHGVLPQRGFIAANHISYVDVLVLASLTPTIFVAKAEVRQWPLIGLLCERAGVLFLDRTSIRAAAAANRTIADVLRSGQSVVVFPEGTTSAGETILPMYAALFQSPLDCREPIIPTWITYGDAVQRERIAYWGDMTLMPHLLQLMRLRSMDDVSVQFRTTGIPARHRTQAAEMCRVVWQQMMENALDRQQEIAAA from the coding sequence GTGAAGCGGTCGCTTTACTCCATCCCAACTGGATGCATCCGGCTGCTATGCCTGTTCGCCATGTTATTTGGCATGTGGGTTGAGAGTACGGTTCGGCCTCTGCGCACCATGCGTGAACGTGCATGCTGGTCGCAGAGGTGGGCTCGTCGCATCTTGTGTTTTCTTCACTGCACTGTGCAGATGCACGGTGTGTTGCCGCAGCGTGGTTTCATCGCGGCAAATCACATCAGCTACGTGGATGTGCTGGTGCTTGCCTCATTGACACCGACAATTTTCGTTGCGAAGGCGGAAGTGCGGCAGTGGCCTCTGATTGGTCTTTTGTGTGAACGCGCAGGCGTACTGTTTCTCGATCGCACATCCATACGTGCTGCCGCCGCGGCCAATCGAACCATCGCAGACGTGCTGCGTAGTGGCCAGTCTGTGGTCGTCTTCCCGGAGGGAACAACATCGGCAGGCGAAACCATACTACCGATGTACGCTGCGCTGTTTCAGTCACCGCTGGACTGCAGAGAGCCGATCATCCCCACATGGATCACTTACGGCGACGCTGTGCAGCGTGAACGCATCGCCTACTGGGGCGACATGACTCTCATGCCGCACCTGCTGCAACTGATGCGGCTGCGTTCTATGGACGACGTATCGGTGCAGTTCCGCACCACCGGTATTCCCGCGCGGCACCGTACACAAGCCGCGGAGATGTGCCGCGTGGTGTGGCAGCAGATGATGGAAAACGCGTTAGACCGGCAACAGGAGATTGCGGCGGCGTAG
- a CDS encoding nicotinate phosphoribosyltransferase, with protein sequence MIINFSERAHNHNWDLDPIVRSLLDTDFYKLLMLQFIWKHFRDTRVTFSLHNRNHKFRLAEMIPREAVIAQLDHVKKLRYRKSEMIWLAGNTFYGTRGIFEPAFLEWLEKDFALCDYHLSERDGQFELSFEGSWISVTMWEIYALSILNELKTRAALKGMSEFELDILYARAKTRLWGKIEQLRNVPGLAVADFGTRRRHSFLWQEFVVEAMHSELGAAFTGTSNTFLAYKHDMEAIGTNAHELPMALAAVATNDEELKASQYRILELWQQTYHGALRVMLPDTYGTTQFLQHAPDWVADWTGQRVDSKDPFVAGDEYITWLASRGKDPKTKLLIASDGLDVQTILSLHAYFSGIVAPGVSVRDFRSAADFLDTRKWRPERRIRFSAGWGTLLTNDFRDCHPRSEDALEPISLVCKLTSANGFPSVKLSDNYEKASGPPELVEHYRQVFGLAGISRIPIVV encoded by the coding sequence ATGATCATTAACTTCTCTGAGCGTGCGCATAACCATAACTGGGACCTGGACCCCATCGTGCGTTCGCTGCTCGATACGGATTTCTACAAGCTGCTGATGCTGCAGTTCATCTGGAAGCATTTTCGCGATACGCGGGTGACCTTCAGCCTGCACAATCGCAATCACAAATTCCGCCTGGCCGAGATGATTCCGCGCGAGGCTGTGATCGCGCAGTTGGATCATGTGAAGAAGCTGCGCTATCGCAAGAGCGAAATGATCTGGCTTGCGGGCAACACATTTTATGGAACACGCGGCATCTTTGAGCCTGCATTTCTCGAATGGCTCGAGAAGGACTTCGCGCTCTGCGACTATCACCTGTCCGAACGTGATGGTCAGTTTGAACTGAGCTTTGAAGGTTCATGGATCAGCGTGACCATGTGGGAGATCTATGCGCTCTCCATCCTCAACGAGTTGAAGACGCGTGCGGCGTTGAAGGGCATGAGCGAGTTTGAACTCGACATCCTTTACGCACGCGCAAAGACGCGTCTCTGGGGCAAGATCGAACAACTGCGCAATGTCCCGGGCCTGGCTGTGGCAGACTTTGGAACACGCCGTCGCCATTCCTTCCTGTGGCAGGAGTTTGTGGTGGAGGCGATGCATTCCGAACTGGGGGCGGCCTTCACCGGCACCAGCAATACGTTCCTTGCTTACAAACACGACATGGAAGCCATCGGCACCAACGCGCATGAATTGCCGATGGCGCTTGCAGCGGTTGCCACAAACGATGAAGAACTGAAGGCATCGCAATACCGCATCCTGGAGTTGTGGCAGCAGACGTATCACGGCGCGTTGCGTGTGATGTTGCCGGATACGTATGGCACCACGCAGTTCCTGCAACATGCGCCAGACTGGGTGGCGGACTGGACCGGCCAGCGTGTCGATTCGAAGGACCCGTTCGTGGCGGGTGATGAGTACATCACATGGCTTGCATCGCGCGGGAAAGACCCCAAGACAAAGTTGCTGATTGCAAGCGATGGTCTGGATGTGCAGACCATCCTTAGCCTTCATGCGTATTTCTCTGGAATCGTCGCGCCCGGCGTCAGTGTGCGCGACTTCCGCAGCGCAGCGGATTTCCTCGATACACGCAAGTGGCGTCCAGAGCGGCGCATCCGTTTCTCTGCTGGTTGGGGAACATTGTTAACGAATGATTTTCGCGACTGCCATCCACGCAGTGAAGATGCTTTGGAACCCATCTCACTTGTCTGCAAACTCACATCTGCAAACGGATTCCCATCCGTGAAGCTTTCTGACAACTACGAGAAAGCAAGCGGTCCGCCGGAACTGGTCGAACATTATCGCCAGGTCTTTGGTCTTGCGGGGATCAGTCGCATTCCCATCGTGGTGTAG
- a CDS encoding GH1 family beta-glucosidase: MPYRISRRGFGKLAGLFAAASASPLRLFADMGQPQHTAHAAGLQFPKGFLWGSATASYQVEGAVNEDGRGPSIWDTFSHTPGKTHNGDTGDVSTDSYHRYPEDIALMKDLGLKTCRFSIAWSRIYPTGSGQVNQKGVDHYRKFCEALHAAGIEPYCTLYHWDLPQALEDKGGWRNHDTAKLFADYAGYTAGKLSDLCSNFMTMNEIWTFVELGYGNGVHAPGLKLSRGELAQVRHHAVLGHGLSVGAVRAAAPKAKVGAAENLQAIVPVYDAPEHVAAARKAMVEQNAGYLTVMRTGKYTDHYLKTLGADAPKFTPDEMKAIGSPLDFQGLNIYTPTYARAVNNEVGFDIVGAPASYPHMESPWLTIGPDALYWAPKLVHEAFGVNEIYITENGCSSADVVAGDGHVYDTDRVMYLRNYLMHLQRAVSEGIPVKGYFLWSLLDNYEWADGYDKRFGITYVDFKTQKRTPKLSSDFYKNVIAKNAL, encoded by the coding sequence ATGCCGTACCGTATCTCTCGCCGTGGATTTGGAAAACTCGCAGGTCTTTTTGCAGCCGCATCCGCTTCTCCTCTCCGCCTCTTCGCGGACATGGGACAGCCACAACACACAGCACATGCTGCAGGGCTTCAGTTTCCCAAGGGATTTCTGTGGGGGTCCGCAACTGCTTCGTATCAGGTGGAAGGTGCGGTCAACGAAGATGGCCGCGGCCCCAGCATCTGGGACACCTTCAGCCATACGCCCGGGAAGACGCATAACGGCGATACGGGCGACGTGTCGACCGACAGCTACCATCGCTACCCCGAAGACATTGCCCTGATGAAAGACCTTGGCCTGAAGACATGCCGGTTTTCCATTGCGTGGTCACGCATCTACCCCACCGGTAGCGGGCAGGTAAATCAAAAGGGTGTCGATCACTATCGCAAGTTCTGCGAAGCGCTGCATGCCGCAGGCATTGAACCATATTGCACGCTGTATCACTGGGACCTGCCGCAGGCGCTGGAAGACAAAGGCGGATGGCGCAACCATGACACCGCGAAACTCTTCGCGGATTATGCGGGTTACACCGCGGGCAAACTCAGCGATCTCTGCTCAAACTTCATGACCATGAATGAGATTTGGACGTTTGTAGAGCTCGGTTATGGAAATGGTGTCCATGCGCCCGGATTGAAATTGTCGCGTGGCGAACTGGCGCAGGTACGACATCATGCAGTGCTGGGGCATGGATTGTCTGTCGGAGCGGTGCGGGCAGCAGCGCCGAAGGCAAAGGTGGGCGCGGCAGAAAATCTGCAGGCAATTGTGCCCGTATACGACGCCCCCGAACATGTAGCTGCCGCGCGCAAGGCAATGGTGGAGCAGAACGCCGGATATCTAACCGTGATGCGTACCGGCAAATACACCGATCATTACCTGAAGACGTTGGGTGCCGACGCTCCGAAGTTCACTCCGGATGAGATGAAAGCCATTGGCTCACCGCTAGACTTTCAGGGGTTGAATATCTACACGCCAACGTATGCACGCGCCGTGAACAATGAAGTTGGCTTCGACATTGTCGGTGCTCCGGCTTCATATCCGCACATGGAAAGCCCGTGGCTTACGATTGGCCCCGATGCACTGTACTGGGCACCGAAGCTGGTACACGAAGCATTCGGCGTCAATGAAATCTACATTACGGAAAACGGCTGCTCTTCTGCTGACGTGGTCGCAGGCGATGGCCACGTCTATGACACGGATCGCGTAATGTATCTGCGCAACTACCTGATGCATCTGCAACGTGCTGTCAGCGAAGGTATTCCAGTGAAGGGTTACTTCCTGTGGAGTCTGCTGGATAACTACGAGTGGGCCGATGGTTATGACAAACGCTTTGGCATTACTTATGTTGATTTCAAGACACAGAAGCGGACGCCGAAACTAAGCAGCGATTTCTATAAGAATGTAATTGCTAAAAACGCGCTATAA
- a CDS encoding MBL fold metallo-hydrolase: protein MMRMTVLASGSKGNSAVIASSRTRILVDAGLSCRELMRRMKLSGEDPYALSAVIITHEHADHVSGLPVLARKLNIPVYFTEATHRAWVRQMTPRTSMSYKQWLEKTRLEKEARLEAQALAHQIAASSQDDQPDEHFFASDIDVDAIDATTDPEAALQAAAVADLCEDLPAETKLSIRDNPSYLPAVEYFEAGKRLCIGDIDVLPFTIPHDAADPCGFVFEGEGLRFGFATDLGYVPQNVKLALKKCDVLLLESNHDLEMLRDGPYPWSVKQRVLSRVGHLSNAAAAEFLTRDYDGGAQSIILAHLSESNNMPELARLAAEQALGNHPSLLGNRILLADQAAPMEPLVM from the coding sequence ATGATGCGGATGACGGTTCTCGCCTCGGGGTCTAAAGGCAACAGTGCCGTGATTGCGTCGTCGCGCACTCGCATCCTGGTGGACGCTGGCCTTTCCTGCCGCGAGTTGATGCGCCGGATGAAGCTTTCCGGCGAAGACCCCTACGCACTGAGCGCCGTCATCATCACGCACGAACATGCGGACCACGTCTCCGGCCTTCCGGTTCTTGCTCGTAAGCTAAACATTCCCGTGTACTTCACGGAAGCCACGCATCGCGCCTGGGTGCGTCAGATGACTCCGCGTACGTCCATGAGCTACAAGCAGTGGCTGGAGAAAACACGTCTGGAAAAGGAAGCGCGACTGGAAGCGCAGGCTTTAGCGCACCAGATTGCTGCCTCATCGCAGGATGACCAGCCGGACGAACATTTTTTCGCCTCGGACATCGACGTGGATGCCATTGATGCCACCACGGACCCGGAGGCCGCATTGCAGGCTGCTGCAGTTGCCGACCTGTGCGAAGACCTGCCGGCGGAAACAAAATTGAGCATTCGTGATAATCCCTCGTATCTGCCTGCGGTGGAGTATTTTGAGGCGGGGAAACGCCTCTGCATCGGCGATATTGACGTTCTGCCATTCACCATCCCGCACGATGCTGCGGACCCCTGTGGATTTGTCTTCGAGGGGGAAGGCCTGCGTTTTGGGTTTGCGACGGATCTCGGTTATGTTCCGCAGAATGTGAAGCTTGCCTTGAAAAAGTGCGACGTTCTTTTGTTGGAATCAAATCACGACCTGGAGATGCTGCGCGACGGACCGTATCCGTGGAGCGTCAAACAGAGAGTGCTGTCGCGAGTCGGGCATTTGTCGAATGCGGCAGCAGCAGAGTTTCTTACGCGCGATTACGACGGGGGTGCCCAGTCGATCATCCTGGCGCACCTTTCGGAGAGCAACAACATGCCGGAACTGGCCCGCCTTGCGGCGGAGCAGGCGCTTGGAAATCATCCCAGTCTGCTGGGGAATCGAATTTTGCTTGCAGATCAGGCTGCGCCGATGGAACCTCTGGTTATGTAA
- the udk gene encoding uridine kinase, whose translation MTESSGSTRKPVVLGVGGCSGSGKTTLARELTAQLDAVLFPLDFYYRDLAHLSRAERDHYNFDHPESLEHDLIVQHVEQLRQNRSIDRPNYDFNTHSRVKDVTDRLEPQAFIIVEGILALHYTNLTPLYDLTVYVDAPHDVCLTRRIYRDTRERGRTEESVREQFETYARPMADEYVLPSRDRADLTVKGTEALDWSIEVVVAELRRRNLLLPV comes from the coding sequence ATGACCGAATCTTCCGGCAGCACAAGAAAGCCAGTGGTGCTGGGCGTGGGTGGATGCTCCGGCAGCGGCAAAACTACGCTGGCGCGCGAACTCACGGCGCAGCTTGATGCTGTGTTGTTCCCGCTGGACTTCTACTATCGCGATCTGGCCCATCTGTCGCGTGCTGAGCGCGATCATTACAACTTTGACCATCCGGAGTCGCTGGAGCACGACCTGATCGTGCAGCACGTCGAACAGCTTCGCCAGAACCGATCCATTGATCGTCCCAACTACGACTTCAATACGCACTCGCGTGTGAAGGATGTGACGGACCGCCTGGAGCCACAGGCATTCATCATCGTGGAAGGAATTCTGGCGCTGCACTATACCAATCTGACGCCGCTGTATGACCTGACCGTGTACGTGGATGCTCCGCACGATGTCTGCCTGACACGGCGCATCTATCGCGATACGCGGGAACGTGGGCGCACGGAAGAAAGCGTTCGCGAACAGTTTGAAACGTACGCGCGTCCCATGGCCGACGAGTATGTGCTTCCCAGCCGCGATCGCGCTGATCTGACCGTGAAAGGTACGGAAGCTCTCGACTGGTCGATTGAAGTTGTCGTTGCTGAACTACGCCGCCGCAATCTCCTGTTGCCGGTCTAA
- a CDS encoding GNAT family N-acetyltransferase, with protein MSTSVLVSPVSAYPFSAVETPSPVIAEFGAYRARLAATTDDRLAAYRLRFLVFNVELNEGLAASYATGYDMDQFDDVCDHLIVEHAGTGEIIGTYRLQSGDVAAQYFGYYSEQEFDFSPYEEMRSSVLELGRACVHRDHRSPEVLNLLWKGIMRYAKSRGLRYLMGCCSLTSQCAEEGTAVFRALEPHLIESSLMTVPTKAFAMSMREGVETMQEPPRLLRAYLAVGARICSTPAIDCSFGTIDFLTLLDLETMHPRIARRYL; from the coding sequence ATGTCGACCAGTGTCCTTGTCTCTCCTGTCTCCGCGTATCCGTTTTCTGCGGTCGAAACGCCATCCCCAGTCATTGCAGAGTTTGGCGCTTATCGTGCGCGTCTCGCAGCCACCACGGATGATCGTCTTGCCGCCTATCGCCTTCGCTTCCTCGTGTTTAACGTGGAATTAAATGAAGGTCTGGCAGCGTCCTATGCCACCGGCTATGACATGGACCAGTTTGATGATGTCTGCGATCACCTGATTGTGGAACATGCCGGGACAGGCGAGATCATCGGCACGTATCGTCTGCAAAGCGGTGATGTTGCAGCGCAATACTTTGGCTATTACTCCGAGCAGGAATTCGACTTCTCTCCCTATGAAGAGATGCGTTCCAGCGTACTGGAACTGGGCCGCGCCTGCGTGCATCGCGATCATCGTTCGCCAGAGGTGTTGAATCTGCTGTGGAAGGGCATCATGCGCTATGCGAAGTCGCGTGGCCTGCGTTATCTCATGGGCTGTTGCTCGCTGACCTCTCAGTGTGCGGAGGAAGGAACAGCAGTGTTTCGAGCACTGGAACCGCACCTGATTGAGTCTTCCCTGATGACGGTGCCGACAAAAGCATTTGCCATGTCTATGCGCGAAGGTGTGGAGACGATGCAGGAACCGCCGCGTCTGCTGCGTGCGTATCTTGCTGTGGGTGCGCGCATCTGCTCCACGCCTGCGATTGATTGCAGCTTCGGCACCATTGACTTCCTTACACTGCTCGACCTGGAGACGATGCACCCACGCATCGCACGGCGCTATCTGTGA
- a CDS encoding purine-nucleoside phosphorylase, with product MSDLYTHARSAADHLLTQTKHRPKLGIILGSGLGDFANSVEDAVAVPYSEIPHFPQSTVEGHSGRMVLGTIAGVPVAVMQGRVHAYEGYGMDQVTFPARVLGLMGVETLIVTNAAGGIRADFAPGSIVGISDHINLTGTNAALGRNESRFAVTQGSGLRFFDMTTAYTPRLLQLAQETAQQHGWSMQTGVYLAVLGPSYETPAEIRAFRTLGADLVGMSTVHEVIVARHMGMAVLGLSLVTNAAAGVSNEAIDHSEVMEHGKHAAERFSALLTAIVPKAVTAA from the coding sequence ATGAGTGACCTTTACACGCACGCACGCTCCGCCGCCGACCATCTGCTGACACAGACAAAGCACCGTCCGAAACTTGGCATCATCCTGGGCTCCGGTCTGGGCGATTTTGCCAACAGCGTGGAAGACGCGGTTGCCGTCCCCTACTCGGAGATTCCGCACTTTCCGCAATCCACCGTGGAAGGCCATTCCGGTCGCATGGTGCTGGGAACCATCGCCGGTGTGCCCGTGGCCGTGATGCAGGGCCGTGTGCACGCCTATGAAGGCTACGGGATGGACCAGGTGACCTTCCCCGCGCGCGTCCTTGGCCTGATGGGTGTGGAGACACTGATTGTGACGAACGCTGCCGGTGGTATCCGTGCCGATTTTGCACCGGGATCAATCGTGGGCATCTCTGATCACATCAACCTGACCGGCACGAACGCCGCGCTGGGACGCAACGAATCACGCTTTGCCGTGACCCAGGGCAGTGGTCTTCGCTTCTTCGACATGACCACAGCGTACACACCGCGACTGCTGCAACTGGCGCAGGAGACAGCGCAGCAACACGGATGGTCGATGCAGACCGGCGTGTACCTTGCCGTGCTGGGGCCAAGCTACGAAACACCAGCAGAGATTCGCGCCTTCCGCACGCTGGGTGCTGACCTTGTCGGCATGAGCACGGTGCATGAGGTGATTGTGGCGCGGCACATGGGCATGGCAGTTCTCGGTCTGTCGCTGGTAACCAACGCAGCCGCCGGTGTCAGCAACGAAGCCATCGATCACAGTGAAGTGATGGAGCATGGAAAGCACGCGGCGGAACGCTTCTCTGCCCTCCTGACAGCGATTGTTCCCAAGGCGGTCACAGCAGCATGA
- a CDS encoding MaoC family dehydratase yields MTDELYFEDFHLGQKFVSKGSVKITAREITEFAEKYDPQPFHLDEAAGKSTFFKGQAASGWLTAAIVMRMRVDTIKVHGGMIGAGVEEIRWTEPVRPGDSLHTETEVIGLRASKKRPELGLVTIYTNTFNQRGEIVMKSTVKFLAPLRNA; encoded by the coding sequence ATGACAGACGAACTCTACTTTGAAGATTTTCACCTGGGCCAGAAGTTTGTATCCAAAGGCAGCGTGAAGATCACGGCGCGCGAGATTACAGAGTTCGCTGAGAAGTACGATCCCCAGCCCTTCCATCTGGACGAAGCTGCTGGCAAGAGCACGTTCTTCAAGGGGCAGGCTGCTTCTGGATGGCTCACTGCCGCCATCGTCATGCGCATGCGTGTGGACACGATCAAAGTTCACGGCGGCATGATCGGTGCCGGTGTGGAAGAGATCCGCTGGACAGAACCAGTACGTCCTGGCGATTCGTTGCATACAGAGACGGAAGTCATCGGCCTGCGCGCGTCCAAAAAACGCCCGGAACTGGGTCTGGTAACGATCTACACCAACACCTTCAACCAGCGTGGCGAGATTGTAATGAAGAGCACCGTGAAGTTCCTGGCACCCTTGCGGAATGCCTGA
- a CDS encoding helix-turn-helix transcriptional regulator, whose product MNNRLRDLRAERGWSQAYLAEQLEVSRQSVNAIETGKYDPSLPLAFRIAKLFGLTIEKIFTVD is encoded by the coding sequence ATGAATAATCGTCTCCGCGATTTACGAGCGGAACGTGGGTGGTCGCAGGCGTATCTTGCCGAGCAGCTTGAGGTATCGCGGCAGAGTGTGAACGCTATTGAAACCGGCAAATATGACCCGTCGCTCCCGCTGGCCTTCCGCATTGCCAAGCTTTTCGGTTTGACCATCGAAAAAATCTTTACCGTCGACTAA
- a CDS encoding rhomboid family intramembrane serine protease — protein MSLESSPEFDASRYGPPAEDLQREDVALQNAAARRSMGSRMPRIRQAPATYLLLGINIVVYLWMVLHGVDPISPDPDALVHFGATYAPLVFLHHEWFRVVTAMFVHVGALHLATNMWCLWNLGVIGEPLLGFFGLCSVYLLTGISGNLLSLTFNGRGGVVGAGASGAVFGVAGILIVLFSNKKLAEPRPGFRGIPLQDLQAIRRSVISFAALNLLIGVGSMSGALMHSVHLDDLHIDNLAHIGGFVFGLLLGLPLLPRMTSGRQAYLSRQKVTFAGALLALALYGYFLSNLQ, from the coding sequence ATGTCTCTCGAATCTTCTCCGGAGTTTGACGCCTCCCGTTACGGTCCGCCGGCGGAAGACCTTCAGCGCGAGGATGTAGCGCTGCAAAATGCCGCAGCACGTCGTTCCATGGGCAGCCGTATGCCACGTATTCGGCAGGCGCCAGCGACCTATCTGCTGCTTGGTATCAACATCGTTGTGTATCTCTGGATGGTGCTGCACGGCGTTGATCCCATCTCGCCTGATCCGGATGCCTTGGTTCACTTCGGCGCAACGTATGCACCGCTGGTCTTCCTGCACCACGAATGGTTTCGCGTGGTCACGGCCATGTTTGTACACGTGGGTGCGCTGCATCTGGCCACCAACATGTGGTGCCTGTGGAATCTCGGCGTCATCGGCGAGCCTCTGCTGGGCTTTTTCGGCCTCTGCTCGGTCTACCTGCTGACCGGCATCTCCGGCAATCTGCTTTCGCTTACCTTCAATGGGCGTGGGGGGGTGGTGGGTGCAGGTGCCTCCGGCGCGGTCTTTGGCGTGGCTGGCATTCTGATCGTGCTGTTTTCCAATAAGAAGCTGGCAGAACCGCGCCCCGGTTTCCGCGGCATTCCCTTGCAGGATCTCCAGGCCATCCGCCGCTCTGTGATCTCTTTCGCGGCACTGAATCTGCTGATCGGGGTGGGGTCCATGTCCGGAGCGCTGATGCACAGCGTCCATCTTGACGACCTGCACATTGACAATCTCGCGCATATCGGCGGATTCGTCTTCGGGTTGCTGCTGGGGCTGCCGCTGCTTCCACGGATGACCAGCGGTCGCCAGGCCTATCTCAGCCGCCAGAAGGTCACTTTTGCCGGAGCCCTGCTTGCGCTGGCCCTCTACGGCTATTTCCTGTCGAACCTGCAATAG
- a CDS encoding GNAT family N-acetyltransferase, translated as MSTSDANPITIRAARWPQDLHAAQLLLRHYADFLIHNPVGPVNICLAGYEEEMASLPLQYAEPDAVLLLAFQEGTAVGCVAVKQRKDRPGSCEMKRLWTEPSTRGTGLGRRLIQEAMTWSRAQGATVLLLDTVAEAMPDAVMLYRRMGFVETERHNTNPLPGLLFMKVDLL; from the coding sequence ATGAGCACCTCCGACGCAAACCCGATCACGATACGCGCCGCGCGCTGGCCACAGGACCTGCACGCGGCGCAATTGCTTTTGCGGCATTATGCCGATTTTCTGATTCACAACCCAGTTGGACCGGTGAACATCTGCCTCGCGGGATATGAGGAAGAGATGGCGTCCCTGCCGCTACAGTATGCAGAACCGGACGCAGTGCTGCTGCTGGCGTTTCAGGAAGGAACAGCCGTTGGCTGTGTTGCAGTGAAGCAGCGGAAGGATCGGCCTGGAAGTTGCGAGATGAAACGGCTCTGGACGGAGCCTTCCACGCGCGGCACAGGGCTGGGACGAAGACTCATCCAGGAAGCCATGACATGGTCGCGTGCTCAGGGCGCCACCGTATTGCTGCTGGATACCGTGGCGGAAGCAATGCCGGATGCGGTCATGCTCTATCGCCGGATGGGATTCGTGGAAACAGAACGCCACAACACGAATCCCCTGCCCGGGCTGCTCTTCATGAAGGTTGATTTGCTGTAA
- a CDS encoding helix-turn-helix domain-containing protein → MPPAKEAAPAAMNIGTTIRGYRLQKGMSQGDIEKRTGLLRCYLSRVENGHTVPSLETLQKIAGALDLPLSQFFADDPVSRDVAAIALTEDEIRFLTQIQRYSAHLTDGDRKLLLAMVRKFAQTALT, encoded by the coding sequence ATGCCTCCGGCAAAAGAGGCGGCCCCCGCGGCGATGAACATCGGGACGACGATTCGCGGCTACCGCCTGCAGAAGGGCATGTCGCAAGGCGATATTGAGAAGCGGACAGGACTCTTACGCTGTTACCTGTCGCGCGTGGAAAACGGCCACACCGTACCGTCTCTGGAGACGTTGCAGAAGATTGCCGGGGCGCTGGACCTGCCGCTGAGCCAGTTCTTCGCGGACGACCCGGTCAGCCGGGACGTGGCTGCCATCGCACTCACCGAAGACGAGATTCGCTTCCTCACACAGATTCAGCGCTACAGTGCACATCTGACCGACGGCGACCGCAAACTGCTGCTGGCCATGGTGCGGAAGTTTGCCCAGACCGCGCTGACCTAA